ACCGTACCAAGAGGCCATGGAACGGTACGGATCAGACAAGCCAGACCTCCGGTTTGATATGGCTTTTGTCGACCTGGCTGACGTGGTTAAAGACAGCGAGTTCCGTGTCTTTCAAGATGCCATCGCTGCCGGCGGTACCGTCAAAGCGTTGGTGGCACCTGGAATAGCTGGGTACAGCCGCAAGCAGACGGACGAGCTGGTCGAGTTTGTCAAAACCTACGGACTGAAGGGACTGGCGACCGTAGCAGTCCAGGAGGGTGGCACAATTAAGTCATCCATCAGCAAGTTCTTCACGGAGGAACAATTGGCGAACATTGTTCAAACATGCGGGGCACAAGCTGGAGACTTGATCCTCATCGCGGCAGCGGGCCGTAAAGAGGTGTTGGTAGCACTAGGTGCACTTCGCGTCAAGCTGGGGAACGATCTCGGCCTCGCGGATCCCAACACCTATAAGTTTTTGTGGGTTACGGATTTTCCCCTTCTCAGCTACGACGAGGAAGAGGGCCGTTTCGTCGCAGAACATCATCCATTTACGATGCCGAAGTACGAGGATGTGGAATTGCTCGCGACGAATCCTGAGAAAGTACGCGCTGAAGCCTACGACATTGTGTTGAACGGGTATGAAATTGGCGGCGGATCGATGCGTATTTACCGGCGAGACATCCAAGAACAGATGTTCACGGCGCTCGGTTTCTCGAAAGAAGAGGCGTACGAGAAGTTTGGCTTCTTGCTTGACGCCTTCGAATACGGCGCACCGCCGCATGGTGGTATTGCTTTTGGACTGGATCGGATCATCATGTTACTCGGTGGCGGCAAGTCACTGCGTGATTGCATCGCATTTCCGAAAACAGCGAGTGGTACGGATCTCATGATGGACGCCCCAGCGACCGTTTCGGAAGAACAGCTGAAGATCCTTCACTTGGCTCTTCGTGATTAGTTGCGCTCCCTAAGGGTGAGAAAACCCTTTCATTTTTTCCGTTCGCAGCTTGCACTGGGGAGAAAGCGATGTTAACATAAGAACACAAGCGATGCCCTGCGGTGTTGGTGAGGCCCGCAGCGTTTTGTTCCAACACTTATTTGATTGGGAGTCCGGACGTCACCGGGGAAGTAGCAAATGCCCGTCTCAGAGCGGGACTTGTGAAGTTACTGGGCAGGACACCCACCTGCGCGAGCAGGATCAAAACCTTGGGTTGCACGGCAATTGCGGGGCGTCGGAATAGGAATCAACGCGATACCTAACATTGGGTATCGCGTTTTTGCGTTGTCGCAGGCACCCCTAGGAGGCAGTCACACCCCTCTAGTGGCCAACCGATTGTAGCTGATCCTTTATTCCTTATCGACCCGCACATTTCGCGCTAACTTCATTTCGACTTATGTAACATTTTGGTCGTTTTTGAATCTTGTTTCAAATAGGCGATTCATGTAGAATGATGCAGAAAATTGTCGAATGAGGATAGATTATCCTCAAGGAATGGTGTGATTGAACGCTTTGGGAACGCTGAAATCCACATATGTTTTTGGGTTTGTTTCGCGGATTCCGTGAAAGCGCTGCAGCCAGGTCAAGGCTTTGATTTAACGAGTAAGGGTGCAAAGTTGAGATGAGAGGGCTGGGCATACACTGTGGAGAACAAACAGAAAAAACGAAATGGTTTGAGGGGCTCCTTGCGGGCTAAGTTTATTTTAATTTGTTTGCTGTTGTTGGCAGTTCCGTCACTCGTCGTAGGTCTCATAGGTTATCAGATCTCAAAACAACAGCTGACCCAATCTGGCGAAGCGCAGTTAAAGACCAGTGTGCACATGGCCATCGGGATGATTGATCTGCTGAATCAGCAGGTTAAAGCAGGAAGTTTAACGTTGCCACAAGCGCAAGAAGAGTTTCGTCAAGAAATTCTCGGGAAAAAGCAACCTGGAAATAAACGTCCTATCAACAAGAACTACATAATCGGTAAGACAGGATACTTGTTTGCCACCAACAAGCAAGCTGTCATTGTCATGAATCCCGCAGGTGAAGGGAATGACCTCATCAATACGAAGACACCAGATGGCGTCATGCTCGGCCAGTCGATGATCGATATCTCCAACCGTGGGGGCGGCTATCTTTCGTACATGTATCTCAACCCCACCAAAAATCAAGTGGAGAAGAAAATCGCTTATTTTGAAGGGGACTCAGATTGGGGCTGGATTATCGGGGCAGGGGCGTACTTAAACGAGTTTAATCAGGGCGCAAACCAAGTTCTCTATATCCTGTTGATTGTGCTGGGGATTGCCTTGCTTGTTGGAGCGGCAGTTGTTTGGGTGTTCACCAATTCCATTATGAATCCCCTAAAAATGATGGTCCGCCAAGTGGAGCAAGTTTCCAATGGCGACTTAACTGTTGAACCTCTTTCCTTCAAAAATAGAGACGAAATTGGTCGACTTGCACGCAGTTTTAGTACGATGACTAATAATTTAAAAGAGCTGATTCGTCAAGTCTCCGAGAGCTCCGAACAAGTGGCGGCATCATCTGAGCAGTTGACCGCCAGCGCTGAACAGTCCAGTCAAGCAGCTGAGCATACAGCAGTCATCATGCAGGAACTGGCCGCCGGAACGGACGAGCAGGTTCGAAGCATCGAAGCAGCAGACCAAACA
This is a stretch of genomic DNA from Alicyclobacillus dauci. It encodes these proteins:
- the aspS gene encoding aspartate--tRNA ligase, whose translation is MTTTASRLIRQHQVIETLDANVGDEVVLAGWVHKRRDFGSVVFVDLRDRSGIVQLVFDHGLGTPEPSMEVANRLRNEYVIIVRGTVRNRDESAINPKLATGSLEVIVTEAVIENAAKNPPFYIQDGIDVDETLRLRYRYLDLRRPEMQKIMMVRHQVIRAFRAYLDEHGFVEMETPILTKSTPEGARDYLVPSRLQSGEFYALPQSPQIFKQLLMLAGMERYYQVARCFRDEDLRADRQPEFTQLDIETSFLTAEQLQTMMEEMLQKVLKDTVGMDLQIPFQRLPYQEAMERYGSDKPDLRFDMAFVDLADVVKDSEFRVFQDAIAAGGTVKALVAPGIAGYSRKQTDELVEFVKTYGLKGLATVAVQEGGTIKSSISKFFTEEQLANIVQTCGAQAGDLILIAAAGRKEVLVALGALRVKLGNDLGLADPNTYKFLWVTDFPLLSYDEEEGRFVAEHHPFTMPKYEDVELLATNPEKVRAEAYDIVLNGYEIGGGSMRIYRRDIQEQMFTALGFSKEEAYEKFGFLLDAFEYGAPPHGGIAFGLDRIIMLLGGGKSLRDCIAFPKTASGTDLMMDAPATVSEEQLKILHLALRD
- a CDS encoding methyl-accepting chemotaxis protein, translating into MRAKFILICLLLLAVPSLVVGLIGYQISKQQLTQSGEAQLKTSVHMAIGMIDLLNQQVKAGSLTLPQAQEEFRQEILGKKQPGNKRPINKNYIIGKTGYLFATNKQAVIVMNPAGEGNDLINTKTPDGVMLGQSMIDISNRGGGYLSYMYLNPTKNQVEKKIAYFEGDSDWGWIIGAGAYLNEFNQGANQVLYILLIVLGIALLVGAAVVWVFTNSIMNPLKMMVRQVEQVSNGDLTVEPLSFKNRDEIGRLARSFSTMTNNLKELIRQVSESSEQVAASSEQLTASAEQSSQAAEHTAVIMQELAAGTDEQVRSIEAADQTVSAVSARVQEISETTQMVAASALGASEVAKEGKQAIQRAVEQMSSIDASVNGSAKLIQELGKEAESIGNIIEVISGISQQTNLLSLNAAIEAARAGEHGRGFAVVADEVRKLAEESSQSAKQISQYVVTIQEGINKAVQSMEAGTKDVAVGSEVVSAAGDAFEQIQHSVASVTDQIQEVSAAIEQVSTGAEQVVQSIDEVTKVAEKAAAGTQNVSASTEEQLASMEEITASASALAHLAEDLQKRLDQFKI